The following are encoded together in the Blautia obeum ATCC 29174 genome:
- a CDS encoding BMC domain-containing protein, giving the protein MSKAIGMIEFKTTATGITAADAMVKTSEVEIVEAQTVCPGKYIAIITGDLSAVKAAVDAAVTTYEDKCIDSFVLGNPHESLFPAMYGTTQIEGISALGILETYDAASIIEAADQAAKTAIVDVIELRIAKGMCGKSYMLLTGEVSAVEASIEKAKQLVASKGMYLDSSVIAHPDQRMIDSIL; this is encoded by the coding sequence ATGAGTAAAGCAATCGGAATGATTGAATTTAAAACCACTGCCACAGGTATCACAGCAGCGGATGCCATGGTTAAGACATCTGAAGTAGAGATCGTCGAGGCACAGACCGTATGTCCGGGAAAATATATTGCAATTATCACAGGCGATTTAAGTGCAGTAAAAGCAGCAGTTGACGCTGCAGTAACTACTTACGAGGACAAATGCATCGACAGTTTTGTACTTGGTAATCCTCATGAGTCTCTCTTCCCGGCTATGTATGGAACAACACAGATCGAGGGGATCAGCGCTCTGGGAATCCTTGAAACATATGATGCAGCTTCTATCATCGAAGCAGCTGACCAGGCAGCAAAAACAGCAATCGTAGATGTTATCGAATTACGTATTGCAAAAGGTATGTGTGGAAAATCCTACATGCTTCTTACCGGAGAAGTTTCAGCAGTAGAAGCTTCCATCGAAAAAGCAAAACAGCTTGTAGCATCCAAGGGAATGTATCTGGATTCTTCAGTAATTGCTCATCCGGATCAGAGAATGATCGATTCTATTCTTTAA
- a CDS encoding 4Fe-4S dicluster domain-containing protein has translation MEIKDLQKIMQDNGVVGAGGAGFPSYAKLTDKADTILLNCAECEPLLKLHRQLLEKHAYEIMKTFHTVMETVGASQAIIGIKKSYVQTVKALQQHIEEFPGLKLHLLDEVYPMGDEVVLIYEATGRVCRPGGLPIEQGVIVFNVETIYNVYQALESQKPVTEKYVSVVAEVEHPVTVKVPLGCTLDEVVAQAGNITTKDPVYFVGGPMMGRIGNGADPVTKTTNAVLVLPRDHQIVMKKQRTSAIDLKRAASICCQCNTCTDLCPRHNLGHPIDPARFMRAASAGDFRDVNPYIDSAFCSSCGVCEMYACPQSLAPRTLLADMKGGLRKAGIRPPQGVQPVPVQPSREYRKVPEERLMARLGLTKYDKDAPMDENVVPVSKVKILLSQHIGAPAQAIVKTGDMVTKGQMIAQHADGLSVSIHASISGKVTEVTDRHIIIAAK, from the coding sequence ATGGAAATCAAAGATTTACAGAAAATTATGCAGGACAATGGTGTTGTAGGTGCAGGTGGTGCCGGATTCCCGTCATATGCCAAGCTTACAGACAAGGCGGACACAATTCTTTTGAACTGTGCCGAGTGTGAACCATTGCTGAAACTTCACAGACAGCTGCTTGAAAAACATGCATATGAGATCATGAAAACTTTCCATACGGTTATGGAGACAGTTGGTGCTTCACAGGCCATTATCGGAATCAAGAAATCATATGTACAGACAGTTAAAGCACTGCAGCAGCACATTGAAGAATTCCCTGGTCTGAAACTTCATCTTCTTGATGAAGTATATCCGATGGGTGATGAAGTTGTGCTGATCTATGAAGCAACCGGACGTGTATGCAGACCAGGCGGACTGCCGATTGAGCAGGGCGTCATCGTATTCAACGTAGAGACGATCTACAATGTATATCAGGCACTGGAATCCCAGAAACCTGTTACAGAAAAATACGTATCAGTCGTAGCAGAAGTTGAACATCCGGTTACAGTTAAAGTACCGCTTGGATGTACTTTAGACGAAGTAGTAGCACAGGCTGGTAATATTACTACCAAAGATCCTGTTTATTTTGTTGGCGGACCTATGATGGGACGCATTGGCAACGGAGCAGATCCGGTGACCAAAACAACAAACGCTGTTCTCGTTCTTCCAAGAGATCATCAGATCGTTATGAAGAAACAGAGAACATCAGCAATAGATTTAAAACGTGCAGCATCTATCTGCTGCCAGTGTAATACCTGTACGGACCTTTGCCCAAGACATAATCTTGGACATCCGATCGATCCGGCCCGCTTTATGAGAGCAGCATCTGCCGGAGATTTCAGAGATGTAAATCCATACATCGATTCTGCATTCTGCAGTTCCTGCGGTGTATGTGAAATGTATGCCTGCCCACAGAGTCTGGCGCCAAGAACACTTCTTGCAGACATGAAGGGCGGACTTCGAAAAGCAGGTATCAGACCTCCTCAGGGAGTACAGCCGGTACCGGTTCAGCCTTCACGAGAATATCGTAAGGTTCCGGAAGAACGTCTGATGGCTCGCCTCGGACTGACAAAATACGATAAGGATGCACCGATGGATGAGAATGTAGTTCCGGTATCCAAGGTTAAGATCCTTTTAAGCCAGCATATCGGCGCACCGGCACAGGCAATTGTGAAAACAGGCGACATGGTAACCAAGGGACAGATGATCGCACAGCATGCTGACGGATTAAGCGTAAGCATTCATGCAAGTATCTCTGGTAAAGTAACTGAAGTAACAGACCGCCACATCATAATTGCAGCAAAGTAG
- a CDS encoding EutN/CcmL family microcompartment protein: MIVGKVVGSVVSTRKSDKLIGQKFMIVEPVHHMKADLSQIVAIDIIGAGIGEYVLVAQGSAARIGCGEETAPIDAAIVGIVDDGAGLE; encoded by the coding sequence ATGATAGTAGGTAAAGTAGTTGGAAGCGTGGTTTCCACGCGGAAGAGCGACAAGTTAATAGGACAGAAATTCATGATCGTGGAGCCGGTGCATCATATGAAAGCTGACTTATCCCAGATCGTTGCAATCGATATTATCGGTGCAGGTATCGGGGAATATGTGTTGGTGGCACAAGGAAGCGCAGCAAGAATTGGCTGCGGCGAAGAAACAGCACCGATCGATGCGGCAATAGTCGGAATCGTCGATGATGGTGCAGGATTGGAGTAA
- a CDS encoding phosphate propanoyltransferase, with protein MVIDAINQSEDKGNGFMVPIGVSARHVHLTQEHVEALFGPGYQLTKKKDLMGGQFASNETVTIVGLKLRAIEKVRVLGPVRSATQVEVSATDAIKLGMNVPVRMSGDIAGSAPIAIVGPKGAIYLKEGCIVAMRHIHMSPKDAQAAGVKNGDIVSVKADNERGTIFNHVAIRVDDSFTLEMHIDTDEANAAKIATGNTVTIIK; from the coding sequence ATGGTAATTGATGCCATCAATCAGTCTGAAGACAAAGGCAACGGCTTCATGGTTCCAATCGGTGTATCTGCAAGACACGTTCATCTGACTCAGGAACACGTAGAAGCATTATTTGGACCAGGATATCAGCTCACAAAGAAAAAAGATCTTATGGGTGGACAGTTTGCATCAAATGAAACTGTTACGATCGTTGGTCTGAAGCTCCGTGCGATCGAGAAAGTTCGTGTACTCGGACCAGTCCGCAGTGCAACACAGGTTGAGGTATCTGCGACAGATGCTATCAAACTTGGAATGAACGTTCCGGTACGTATGTCCGGAGATATTGCAGGAAGCGCACCGATTGCGATCGTTGGACCGAAGGGTGCTATTTATCTGAAAGAGGGATGTATCGTGGCTATGCGTCACATCCATATGTCTCCGAAGGATGCACAGGCAGCCGGAGTGAAAAACGGTGATATCGTATCTGTCAAAGCAGATAATGAGCGCGGAACAATCTTTAATCATGTTGCAATTCGTGTAGACGACAGCTTTACACTGGAAATGCATATTGATACAGATGAAGCGAATGCAGCAAAGATTGCCACAGGCAATACAGTTACCATCATAAAGTAA
- a CDS encoding BMC domain-containing protein, with product MTQEALGMVETRGLTAAIEAADQMCKAANVALVGTEKIGSGLVTVMVRGDVGAVKSAVESGSAAASRLGELVATHVIPRPHTDVEKILPVLK from the coding sequence ATGACACAGGAAGCTTTAGGAATGGTAGAAACCAGAGGACTTACAGCAGCAATCGAAGCAGCTGACCAGATGTGCAAAGCAGCTAACGTAGCACTCGTTGGAACAGAAAAAATCGGATCCGGACTGGTAACAGTTATGGTTCGTGGAGATGTAGGAGCTGTTAAATCTGCAGTAGAAAGCGGAAGCGCAGCAGCATCCAGACTTGGAGAACTCGTTGCTACACACGTAATCCCGAGACCACACACAGACGTAGAAAAAATCCTTCCGGTACTGAAATAA
- a CDS encoding BMC domain-containing protein, with the protein MSKAYGFIEITGVVAAINALDIMCKTADVELASWERKLGGRLVTLIVEGDVSAVNEAVEAAVAGAIKKPASYAVIARPHEEIVKLVELSASRWKKKTDETKKENK; encoded by the coding sequence ATGAGTAAAGCATATGGTTTTATCGAAATCACAGGTGTCGTAGCTGCGATCAATGCACTCGATATCATGTGTAAAACTGCAGACGTTGAGCTGGCGTCATGGGAACGTAAGCTGGGCGGACGACTGGTAACTCTTATTGTAGAAGGCGATGTATCAGCAGTAAACGAAGCAGTCGAAGCTGCTGTGGCAGGCGCAATAAAGAAACCGGCGAGTTATGCAGTAATCGCACGGCCTCACGAAGAAATTGTCAAGCTCGTGGAGTTAAGTGCAAGCCGTTGGAAGAAAAAAACTGACGAAACAAAAAAAGAAAATAAATAA
- the pduA gene encoding propanediol utilization microcompartment protein PduA: MAQEALGMVETRGLTAAIEAADAMTKAAEVALVGTEKIGSGLVTVMVRGDVGAVKAAVESGSAAASRLGELVATHVIPRPHTDVEKILPKI; encoded by the coding sequence ATGGCACAGGAAGCTTTAGGAATGGTAGAAACCAGAGGACTGACAGCAGCAATCGAAGCAGCTGATGCAATGACAAAAGCAGCAGAAGTAGCACTGGTAGGAACAGAAAAAATCGGATCCGGACTGGTAACAGTTATGGTTCGCGGTGATGTCGGAGCAGTTAAAGCAGCTGTAGAAAGCGGAAGCGCAGCAGCATCTAGACTTGGAGAACTGGTTGCTACACATGTAATTCCGAGACCACACACAGACGTAGAAAAAATTCTTCCAAAGATCTGA
- a CDS encoding BMC domain-containing protein encodes MAEAVGILEVFGLATAFVAADAGCKAANVRLEVFDKNKPANADSLPVPLLVCIKFRGSVEDVTAAVEAGMAEANRRTGVVQHYVIPNPTEDTVKMLKISALDKS; translated from the coding sequence ATGGCAGAAGCTGTAGGAATTTTGGAAGTATTCGGGCTGGCGACAGCCTTTGTAGCGGCAGATGCAGGATGCAAGGCAGCCAATGTCCGCCTGGAGGTGTTCGATAAGAACAAACCTGCAAACGCTGACAGCCTGCCAGTACCGCTTCTGGTATGCATCAAATTCCGCGGAAGCGTCGAAGACGTAACCGCAGCTGTGGAAGCAGGAATGGCAGAAGCAAACCGGAGAACTGGTGTAGTGCAGCACTACGTAATACCGAATCCTACCGAGGATACGGTAAAGATGCTGAAAATCAGCGCCCTGGATAAAAGCTGA
- a CDS encoding zinc-dependent alcohol dehydrogenase, producing MDMNNVNIEEIVKQVLSGMTGNAPAAAAAPAAAAPVAPTADPVIPKTAHVAMLTALEHYEIKEFPMPEVGDDDILVKVEGCGICGTDAHEFKRDPFGLIPVALGHEGTGEIVKMGKNVKVDTAGKPVKVGDKVVTCMIFKDDPEITMFDLNKKNVGGADVYGLLPDDDVHLNGWFSDYILIRGGSFGSTFFNVSDLDLDSRILIEPCAVLIHAVERAKTTGILKFNSRVVVQGCGPIGLICIAILRTMGVENICAVDGNAKRLEFAKKMGAEVSVDFTQYKGIEALTEAVKEAQGGHLADFAFQCTGNPHAHANIYKFIRNGGGLCELGFFINGGDATINPHFDLCSKEINLVGSWVYTLRDYATTFDFLKRAKAIGLPMSDLITDRFPLEQINEAHKTNLAMTGLKIAIINK from the coding sequence ATGGATATGAACAATGTAAATATCGAAGAAATTGTAAAACAGGTTCTTTCCGGAATGACCGGAAATGCACCGGCTGCAGCAGCAGCTCCGGCAGCAGCAGCTCCAGTAGCTCCGACAGCTGACCCGGTAATCCCAAAAACAGCACATGTTGCAATGCTTACAGCACTGGAACATTATGAAATCAAAGAATTCCCAATGCCGGAAGTTGGCGATGACGATATCCTTGTTAAAGTAGAAGGATGCGGTATCTGCGGTACTGACGCACACGAATTCAAAAGAGATCCATTTGGCCTGATTCCGGTTGCTCTTGGACATGAGGGAACTGGTGAAATCGTAAAAATGGGTAAAAACGTTAAAGTTGATACAGCTGGAAAACCAGTTAAAGTCGGCGATAAAGTTGTTACATGTATGATCTTCAAAGATGATCCGGAAATCACAATGTTCGACCTCAACAAGAAAAACGTTGGTGGAGCTGATGTATACGGACTTCTTCCAGATGATGATGTACATCTTAACGGATGGTTCTCTGATTACATCCTGATCAGAGGCGGATCCTTCGGATCTACATTCTTCAACGTAAGTGATCTGGATCTGGATTCCCGTATCCTGATCGAGCCATGTGCAGTACTTATCCATGCAGTTGAAAGAGCAAAAACAACAGGAATCCTGAAATTCAACTCAAGAGTTGTTGTTCAGGGATGCGGACCGATCGGTCTTATCTGCATCGCTATCCTTCGTACAATGGGTGTTGAAAACATCTGTGCAGTAGATGGAAACGCAAAACGTCTTGAATTCGCTAAGAAGATGGGCGCTGAAGTATCCGTAGACTTCACACAGTACAAAGGAATCGAAGCTCTTACAGAAGCTGTTAAAGAAGCTCAGGGCGGACATCTTGCAGACTTTGCATTCCAGTGCACAGGTAACCCGCACGCACATGCAAACATCTACAAATTCATCCGTAACGGCGGCGGTCTTTGCGAACTTGGTTTCTTCATCAATGGTGGAGATGCTACAATCAACCCGCACTTCGATCTCTGCTCCAAAGAAATCAACCTGGTTGGTTCCTGGGTATACACACTGAGAGATTATGCTACAACATTTGATTTCCTCAAGAGAGCAAAAGCAATCGGACTTCCGATGTCTGATCTGATCACAGACAGATTCCCGCTTGAGCAGATCAATGAAGCTCATAAGACTAACCTTGCAATGACAGGTCTTAAGATCGCGATCATTAATAAATAA
- a CDS encoding aldehyde dehydrogenase family protein, with the protein MPISESMVQDIVQEVMAKMQIADAPTGKHGIFKDMNDAIEAAKKSELIVKKMSMDQREKIITCIRKKIKENAEVMARMGVDETGMGNVGDKILKHHLVADKTPGTEDITTTAWSGDRGLTLIEMGPFGVIGAITPCTNPSETILCNTMGMLAGGNTVVFNPHPAAIKTSIFAINLVNEASLEAGGPDNIAVTVEKPTLETSNIMMKHKDIPLIAATGGPGVVTAVLSSGKRGIGAGAGNPPAVVDETADIRKAAQDIVNGCTFDNNLPCIAEKEVVAVSSVVDELMHYMLTENDCYLASKEEQDKLTEVVLAGGKLNRKCVGRDARTLLSMIGVNAPANIRCIIFEGPKEHPLITTELMMPILGIVRAKDFDDAVEQAVWLEHGNRHSAHIHSKNVDNITKYAKAIDTAILVKNGPSYSALGFGGEGYCTFTIASRTGEGLTSASTFTKRRRCVMSDSLCIR; encoded by the coding sequence ATGCCAATTAGTGAGAGCATGGTACAGGACATTGTACAGGAAGTAATGGCAAAAATGCAGATTGCAGATGCTCCGACAGGAAAACATGGTATCTTCAAAGATATGAACGATGCAATTGAGGCTGCTAAGAAGTCTGAACTGATCGTTAAGAAGATGTCCATGGATCAGAGAGAAAAAATCATCACCTGCATCCGTAAAAAAATCAAAGAAAACGCAGAAGTTATGGCTCGTATGGGCGTTGATGAAACAGGAATGGGTAACGTAGGAGACAAGATCCTGAAACATCATCTGGTAGCAGACAAAACACCTGGTACAGAAGACATCACAACAACTGCATGGTCAGGAGACAGAGGACTTACTCTGATCGAGATGGGACCATTTGGTGTAATCGGTGCGATCACACCTTGTACCAACCCGAGTGAAACAATCCTCTGCAATACAATGGGTATGCTGGCTGGCGGAAATACAGTAGTATTCAACCCGCATCCGGCAGCAATCAAGACCTCTATCTTTGCAATCAATCTGGTAAACGAAGCTTCTCTTGAAGCTGGCGGACCGGACAATATTGCAGTAACAGTAGAGAAACCTACGCTTGAAACAAGCAATATCATGATGAAACATAAAGATATTCCGCTGATCGCAGCAACAGGCGGCCCTGGAGTTGTTACAGCAGTTCTTTCCTCCGGTAAGAGAGGAATCGGAGCTGGTGCAGGTAACCCACCGGCAGTTGTTGATGAAACAGCTGATATCCGTAAAGCAGCACAGGACATCGTAAACGGATGTACATTTGATAACAACCTTCCATGTATCGCAGAGAAGGAAGTTGTAGCTGTATCTTCTGTAGTAGATGAACTGATGCATTACATGCTGACAGAAAACGACTGCTACCTGGCTTCCAAAGAAGAACAGGACAAATTAACAGAAGTTGTTCTGGCAGGCGGTAAACTGAACCGTAAATGTGTAGGTCGTGATGCAAGAACACTTCTTTCCATGATCGGAGTAAACGCACCGGCAAATATCCGTTGCATCATCTTCGAAGGACCGAAGGAACATCCGCTTATCACAACAGAGCTTATGATGCCAATCCTTGGAATCGTAAGAGCAAAAGATTTTGATGATGCTGTAGAACAGGCTGTATGGCTTGAACATGGCAACCGTCATTCAGCACACATCCATTCCAAGAATGTTGACAACATTACCAAATATGCGAAAGCAATCGATACAGCAATCCTTGTTAAGAATGGCCCGTCCTATTCTGCACTTGGATTTGGTGGAGAAGGTTACTGTACTTTCACAATCGCAAGCCGTACAGGTGAGGGACTTACAAGTGCAAGCACCTTTACAAAGAGAAGACGCTGCGTAATGTCAGACAGCCTTTGCATTCGCTAA
- a CDS encoding class II aldolase/adducin family protein encodes MVNEFEIKKQICDIGRRIYNRNMVAANDGNISVKLNDNEFLCTPTGVSKGFMTPEFICKVDAQGNVIQANPGFKPSSEIKMHMRVYQKRPDVGSVVHAHPIYATSFAIAGIPLTQPIMPEAVIALGCVPIAEYGTPSTMEIPDNLEKYLPYFDAVLLENHGALTWSTDLNAAYMKMESVEFYAQLLYQSKLLGGPKEFDKENIKKLYEIRRKFGMPGKHPANLCQNKDGVNCHNCGGACHSQDYKQFPGYQYDFVGSETKAEAPAATGAADAELVANITKQVMAQLGMK; translated from the coding sequence ATGGTAAACGAATTTGAAATCAAAAAACAGATCTGTGACATCGGAAGACGTATCTACAACCGTAACATGGTTGCAGCTAACGACGGAAACATTTCCGTAAAGCTGAATGACAACGAATTCCTTTGCACACCAACAGGCGTATCCAAAGGATTTATGACTCCAGAGTTCATCTGTAAAGTAGATGCTCAGGGTAATGTAATTCAGGCTAACCCGGGATTCAAACCATCTTCTGAAATCAAAATGCATATGAGAGTATATCAGAAGAGACCGGACGTAGGATCTGTAGTACATGCTCATCCGATCTATGCAACATCTTTTGCTATCGCTGGTATCCCGCTTACACAGCCGATCATGCCAGAAGCAGTTATCGCTCTTGGATGTGTTCCGATCGCTGAGTACGGTACACCTTCCACAATGGAAATTCCGGACAACCTTGAAAAATATCTTCCATACTTCGATGCAGTTCTTCTTGAGAACCACGGAGCTCTTACATGGAGCACAGACCTGAACGCTGCATACATGAAGATGGAATCCGTTGAATTCTATGCACAGCTGCTGTATCAGAGCAAACTGCTCGGTGGCCCGAAGGAATTCGACAAAGAAAATATCAAGAAACTGTATGAAATCCGTCGTAAATTCGGTATGCCAGGAAAACATCCTGCAAACCTTTGCCAGAACAAAGATGGTGTTAACTGTCATAACTGCGGTGGCGCTTGTCACAGCCAGGATTACAAACAGTTCCCGGGATATCAGTATGATTTCGTAGGAAGCGAAACTAAAGCAGAAGCTCCGGCAGCTACAGGAGCAGCTGATGCAGAACTGGTTGCAAACATCACAAAACAGGTTATGGCACAGCTTGGAATGAAATAA
- a CDS encoding glycyl-radical enzyme activating protein, with product MSYLQTKGRIFDVQRYSIHDGPGIRTIVFLKGCVLRCRWCCNPESQEYGIQTMKVLGKDKVIGRDVTVEEMIKVVEQDRPYYRRSGGGLTLSGGESLCQPEFARDMLRAAKERGINTALESMACAPFETIETILPYLDLYLMDIKHTNPAKHKEFTGRANDLMMENARKVALSGKCKLIIRVPVIPTFNDTVEEIQGIASFADTLPGVEQLHLLPYHRLGQDKYIGLGRPYLMEGILPPTQEHMQTLKKAAESVSSLHVQIGG from the coding sequence ATGAGTTATTTACAGACAAAAGGCCGCATTTTTGATGTTCAGCGATATTCGATCCATGACGGCCCGGGAATCCGTACGATTGTTTTCCTGAAAGGCTGTGTGTTGAGATGCAGATGGTGCTGCAACCCTGAATCACAGGAATACGGAATCCAGACAATGAAAGTCCTTGGCAAAGACAAGGTGATCGGTCGAGATGTTACAGTAGAAGAGATGATCAAAGTAGTCGAACAGGATCGTCCGTACTACCGCCGCTCCGGAGGGGGACTTACTCTTTCGGGCGGTGAGAGCCTCTGCCAGCCGGAATTTGCCAGAGATATGCTTCGGGCAGCAAAGGAACGGGGAATCAATACTGCACTGGAAAGTATGGCCTGTGCTCCATTTGAGACGATCGAGACAATCCTTCCGTATCTGGATCTGTATCTGATGGATATCAAGCATACCAATCCGGCAAAACACAAAGAATTTACCGGACGGGCAAATGACCTTATGATGGAAAATGCCCGTAAAGTAGCACTTTCCGGTAAATGTAAGCTGATCATCCGTGTTCCGGTCATTCCGACTTTTAATGATACAGTGGAAGAAATCCAGGGAATTGCATCTTTTGCAGATACACTTCCGGGTGTGGAACAGCTTCACCTGCTTCCGTATCACAGACTTGGTCAGGATAAATACATCGGACTTGGAAGACCTTATTTAATGGAAGGAATTCTTCCACCAACACAGGAACATATGCAGACGTTGAAGAAAGCAGCAGAATCCGTAAGTTCTCTGCATGTTCAGATTGGTGGATGA